In one Candidatus Pelagibacter sp. HTCC7211 genomic region, the following are encoded:
- the tuf gene encoding elongation factor Tu has protein sequence MSKEKFVRSKPHCNIGTIGHVDHGKTTLTAAITNVLAEAGGGTAVAYDQIDKAPEEKERGITISTAHVEYETEKRHYAHVDCPGHADYVKNMITGAAQMDGAILVVNAADGPMPQTREHILLGRQVGIPAIVVYLNKVDQVDDKDMIELVEEEIRELLTSYKYPGETTPIVKGSALAAVEKRDDEIGKNSILELMKAVDEHIPQPAREVDKPFLMPVEDVFSISGRGTVATGRVESGVIKTGEEVEIVGIRETKKSVCTGVEMFRKLLDSGEAGDNVGILLRGIERTDIERGQVLCKPGSITPHTKFEAQAYVLKKDEGGRHTPFFTKYRPQFYFRTTDVTGEVELPAGTEMVMPGDDAKFTVKLITPIAMAEQLNFAIREGGRTVGAGVVTKIIE, from the coding sequence ATGTCAAAAGAAAAATTTGTTAGAAGCAAACCCCATTGTAACATTGGGACTATTGGTCATGTCGACCATGGTAAAACAACTCTTACTGCAGCTATTACAAATGTATTAGCAGAAGCTGGTGGTGGAACTGCTGTAGCTTACGATCAAATCGATAAGGCTCCAGAAGAAAAAGAAAGAGGAATTACAATTTCAACTGCACACGTTGAATACGAAACAGAAAAAAGACATTATGCTCACGTTGATTGTCCAGGTCACGCCGATTATGTAAAAAATATGATCACTGGTGCTGCACAAATGGATGGTGCTATCTTAGTAGTAAATGCTGCTGATGGTCCTATGCCTCAAACAAGAGAACATATTCTTTTAGGAAGACAAGTTGGAATCCCAGCAATTGTTGTTTACTTAAATAAAGTAGACCAAGTTGATGATAAAGATATGATCGAACTTGTTGAAGAAGAAATTAGAGAACTTTTAACATCTTACAAATATCCTGGAGAAACAACTCCTATCGTAAAAGGTTCTGCATTAGCAGCTGTAGAAAAAAGAGATGATGAAATTGGAAAAAATTCAATTTTAGAATTAATGAAAGCTGTTGATGAGCATATTCCGCAACCAGCTAGAGAAGTTGACAAACCTTTCTTGATGCCGGTTGAGGACGTTTTTTCAATTTCTGGAAGAGGAACAGTTGCAACTGGAAGAGTAGAGTCAGGTGTAATTAAAACTGGTGAAGAAGTTGAAATTGTTGGAATTAGAGAAACTAAAAAATCAGTTTGTACTGGTGTTGAAATGTTTAGAAAACTTTTAGATTCAGGTGAAGCTGGTGATAACGTTGGAATTTTATTGAGAGGTATTGAAAGAACAGACATCGAAAGAGGACAAGTTCTTTGTAAGCCTGGTTCAATTACTCCACATACTAAATTTGAAGCTCAAGCGTATGTACTTAAAAAAGATGAGGGTGGAAGACATACACCGTTCTTTACTAAATACAGACCACAGTTTTATTTTAGAACAACTGATGTAACAGGTGAAGTAGAGTTGCCAGCAGGTACTGAAATGGTAATGCCAGGTGATGATGCTAAATTTACTGTTAAGTTAATTACACCGATTGCAATGGCTGAACAATTAAACTTTGCAATTAGAGAAGGTGGAAGAACTGTTGGAGCAGGAGTAGTAACTAAAATTATAGAGTAA
- the secE gene encoding preprotein translocase subunit SecE — protein sequence MKNPIKFIQEVKQEAFKVSWPTWKETLQGALMVFAMAVIMSLFFLLLDQVLKFFLELLLKVSI from the coding sequence ATGAAAAACCCGATTAAATTTATTCAGGAAGTTAAACAAGAGGCTTTTAAAGTTTCATGGCCTACATGGAAAGAGACATTACAAGGTGCTTTAATGGTATTTGCAATGGCTGTAATAATGTCATTGTTTTTTCTTCTTTTAGATCAGGTTTTAAAGTTTTTTTTAGAACTACTACTTAAAGTGAGTATTTAA
- the nusG gene encoding transcription termination/antitermination protein NusG — MKNWYIVQSHSSFENKVAGLIKEEADKAKIGEKFEEIIVPTHDVTEVKRGKRVQRKKKYFPGYVLIKSEMDNNIYHMIKNIKRVSGFLGSKGIPVPVSDKEIEKILGQIKDGVAQPKSGIEYSVGEKVQVVDGPFASFSGMVEDIDEEKSRLKVSVSIFGRPTPVDLEYNQVEKVS; from the coding sequence ATGAAAAATTGGTATATTGTTCAATCACATTCAAGCTTTGAAAACAAAGTGGCTGGCCTTATTAAAGAAGAGGCTGATAAAGCTAAAATTGGTGAAAAATTTGAGGAAATTATTGTTCCAACTCACGATGTAACTGAAGTTAAAAGAGGTAAGAGAGTTCAAAGAAAAAAGAAATATTTTCCAGGTTACGTGCTAATCAAAAGTGAAATGGACAACAATATCTATCACATGATTAAAAACATAAAGAGAGTGAGTGGTTTTCTTGGATCAAAAGGAATTCCTGTTCCAGTTTCAGATAAAGAAATAGAGAAGATATTAGGTCAAATAAAAGATGGTGTGGCTCAGCCAAAATCTGGTATAGAGTACAGCGTTGGTGAAAAAGTTCAGGTAGTTGATGGTCCTTTTGCATCATTCAGTGGAATGGTGGAAGATATAGATGAAGAAAAGTCTAGACTTAAGGTCTCTGTTTCTATATTTGGACGTCCAACACCAGTAGATTTAGAATATAACCAAGTTGAGAAAGTAAGTTAA
- the rplK gene encoding 50S ribosomal protein L11, with protein sequence MAKEISGFIKLQIKGGQANPAPPVGPALGQRGVNIMEFCKAFNDKTKSMAGKPVPVEITVYKDKKFDFKIKSPPASFFIKEAVKLKGGSKEPGRNIVATISKKQLEDIANQKMADLNAHDLDEAIKIIAGSARSMGIEVKE encoded by the coding sequence ATGGCAAAAGAGATAAGTGGATTTATAAAATTACAAATTAAAGGTGGTCAAGCAAATCCTGCTCCACCTGTTGGTCCAGCATTAGGTCAACGTGGTGTTAACATTATGGAATTTTGCAAAGCATTTAATGACAAAACAAAATCAATGGCAGGTAAACCTGTACCAGTTGAGATAACGGTCTATAAAGACAAAAAATTTGATTTTAAAATTAAATCACCACCAGCATCTTTTTTTATAAAAGAAGCAGTTAAACTTAAAGGTGGATCAAAAGAACCAGGTAGAAATATTGTTGCAACAATTTCAAAAAAACAATTAGAAGATATTGCTAATCAAAAAATGGCTGATTTAAATGCTCATGATTTAGATGAAGCAATAAAAATTATTGCAGGTTCTGCAAGATCAATGGGTATAGAGGTAAAAGAATAA
- the rplA gene encoding 50S ribosomal protein L1: protein MASKRYKKLPKNTKDLNADVIEKLLPQLKENCTTKFDESLDLSFQINNKQKKSEVNIRTVVNLPGGTGKDVKVAVVCEENKAQEARDAGADIVGSDEFVEKIKGGELNFEKLICTPGMMIKLSKLGKVLGPKGLMPNPKLGSVSENIKEAITNAKSGQVEIRNDKDGNIGVSIGKKSFHDDQLLKNFHAVLDALEKEKSNNTLKGDLIKNTFVTSTMGVSYKVKLGKAI from the coding sequence ATGGCTTCAAAAAGATATAAAAAATTACCTAAAAATACTAAAGATTTAAATGCAGATGTAATTGAAAAATTATTACCTCAATTAAAAGAAAACTGTACAACTAAATTTGATGAGTCTTTAGACTTAAGTTTCCAGATTAATAATAAACAAAAGAAAAGCGAAGTTAATATTAGAACAGTTGTAAACTTACCTGGTGGAACTGGTAAAGATGTAAAAGTTGCTGTTGTTTGTGAAGAAAACAAAGCTCAAGAAGCAAGAGATGCTGGAGCAGATATTGTTGGAAGTGATGAATTTGTTGAAAAAATTAAAGGTGGTGAATTAAATTTTGAAAAATTAATTTGCACACCTGGTATGATGATCAAACTATCAAAATTAGGAAAAGTTTTAGGTCCAAAAGGATTGATGCCTAACCCAAAACTTGGTTCTGTATCTGAAAATATTAAAGAAGCTATTACAAACGCTAAATCAGGTCAAGTTGAAATTAGAAATGATAAAGATGGCAACATTGGTGTTAGCATTGGAAAAAAATCTTTTCATGATGATCAGTTATTAAAAAACTTCCATGCGGTATTAGATGCTCTAGAAAAAGAAAAGTCTAACAATACTCTCAAAGGTGATTTAATTAAAAATACTTTTGTAACTTCAACTATGGGTGTTTCATATAAAGTTAAATTAGGGAAGGCGATTTAG